The window CTTTAGTTTTTTGACAAGAAGTAAGAATGATTGAAAATGAGAGTAAGACTATAAGAAGTATTTTCTTCATTTAAGGCTCCTAACAATTATTTAGTTTTGTTTCTAGCATGTGGGAATAAGATAACGTCTCTAATGTTTGGAGTATTTGTTAATAACATAACAAATCTATCGATACCAATACCGATACCACCAGTAGGAGGCATACCATATTCTAATGATTCAACAAAATCAACATCCATTTCTGAAGCTTCTTCATCACCTTTAGATTTTTGTTCTAATTGTGCTTCGAATCTTTGACGTTGATCAATTGGGTCATTTAATTCTGAGAATGCATTTGCATATTCAGAACCCTTAATAAATAATTCGAAACGGTCAGTGAATCTTGGGTCTTGTGCATTTTTCTTAGCAAGAGGTGAGATTTCAACTGGATGACCATAAACGATTGTAGGTTGGATTAATGTGTCCTCAACGAATTCAGCAAAGAAGGCTTCAATGATATGACCTAATGTGAAGTGTTTTTCTAGTGGAACATTATGTTTCTTAGCTAATGCAACTGCTTCATTTAAATCATTGATTTCAAAGAAGTTAACACCTGTTTGTTCTTTAATTAAATCAACCATGTGGGCACGTTTGAAGTCTTTTAAGTGAATAGTTACATCATCAAATACAACATCATAAGTTCCTAAAACTTCCATTGCAACACTTGACATACATTCTTCAACTAAATCCATCATGTCAGTTACATCACCATAAGCCATGTAAGCTTCAACAGTAGTGAACTCAGGGTTATGTTTAGCATCAATACCTTCATTTCTGAATAATCTACCAATTTCATATACTCTTTCTAAACCACCAACGATTAAACGTTTTAAAGGTAATTCAGTAGCAATACGTAAGTAGAAGTCCATATCTAATGCATTGTGGTGTGTAACGAATGGTCTAGCAGCAGCACCACCTAAGATTGGGTGTAAAACAGGAGTTTCAACTTCCATGAAGTCTTTACTATCAAAGTAGTGTTGGATTGCTCTAATAATCTTAGAACGTAATTTAGCAACTCTACGTGCATCTTCATTAACAATTAAGTCAACATAACGACGACGTCTAGCCTCTTCTTTATCTTGTAAACCATGGAATTTATCAGGAAGTGGAGTTAATGCTTTAGTTAAGTGAATGAATTCATCGGCTTTAACAGTTAACTCGTTAGTTTTGGTTCTGAATAGAATACCTTTGATACCAACGATATCACCTAAGTCAGATTTTTTGAAAATATTATAAGCAAATTCACCAACATGGTCTAATCTAACATAAACTTGGATTTTAGAATCTCTATCTTGGATTTGGATAAATCCAGCTTTACCTTGTTCACGTTTTAAAATGATACGACCAGCAACAGTAACTTCTTGTTTCTTTTCTTCTAATTGATCGTGGTCAAATCCACCAAATTCGTTATGGATTTGAATTGCTGTGTGGCTTCTTACAAATCTTGAACCAAATGGATCCACACCTAAACTTCTAAGTTCTTCCATTTTTTCGCGTCTAATTCTTTGTTGTTCGTTTAAATCTTCAGGAAACATATTGTACCTCCTTAAATACATCCTTATTTTAATATATATTCCATGAAAAAACGATCAAACCGATCGTTTTTCTTCTGATATTAATTCATACATGTCAGCATCTTTACTTGGTGTAAGTGAGGTGATTTTGATTGAAATCACCTTTAAACCGAGGTGTAATTCAACAATATCACCGATTTTCACTGTTTTACCAGGTTTAGCTAATGAGCCATTAATATAAATTCTATCAGCGTCAGCAACATTTTTTGCAACTGTACGACGTTTAATAATCCTTGATACTTTTAAATATTTATCAATTCGCAACTTCAGTAGACTCCGGATTTTGATTATCCCACCATGCTAATTTACCAGTAGCAACGATTTCATCAATATCGTTACGAGTTAATGTTTCAACTCTAATTAAGTACTTAGCGATGTTGTCTAATAAATCTTTATTTTCAAGGATAACGCGTTTAGCTTCTTCGTAACAATCTGTAATAATTCTTCTAACTTCTTTATCGATTTCAAGTGCAACTGCATCAGAGAAGTTTTTATCTTTTAAGTAATCTCTACCTAAGAATACACTACCTTGTTGTGATTCGTATTGGATTGGTCCTAATGCAGACATACCATATTCAGTAACCATTGCACGTGCAATACGAGTTGCTTGTTGGAAGTCACCATAAGCACCAGTTGATACATCATCAAACATAATTTCTTCTGCAACACGTCCACCTAAAGCAGAAGTGATAGCTGCAAGTAATTCAGTCTTAGATTGAGTGAATTTTTCTTCAGCAGGCATATGCAATGCATATCCGCCAGCTTGTCCACGAGGGATAATTGTTACTTTTTGAACGATTGTTGCATGTCTAACTTTAACGCCGATGACAGCATGTCCAGCTTCATGATAAGCAATCATTTCTTTTTCTTTTGGAGTATATTTTCTTGATTTCTTAGCAGGGCCCATAGTTACACGGTCAGCTGCTTCATCAATATCTTGCATTGTAATAACTGTTCTATTTTCTCTTGCCGCTAGTAATGCAGCTTCGTTAAGCAAGTTCTCGATATCAGCACCAGTGAATCCTGGAATTCTAATCGCAACATCACTTAATTTGATTGATGGATCTAATTTCTTAGTTCGTGCATGAACCTTAAGAATCGCTTCTCTAGATTTTTGGTCAGGAACTTGCATTGTGATTTGTCTATCAAATCTACCTGGACGAAGTAACGCAGGGTCTAACACGTCTGGTCTATTTGTAGCAGCCATAATGATAATACCTAAGTTTGCACTGAATCCATCCATTTCAACTAATAATTGGTTAAGTGTTTGTTCACGTTCATCGTTTCCACCGCCTAAACCAGCACCACGTTGACGACCTACAGCATCGATTTCGTCGATGAAGATGATACATGGAGCATTTTCTTTAGCAGCTCTGAATAGGTCTCTTACACGTGAAGCACCAACCCCAACGTATAATTCTACGAAGTCAGAACCTGAAATTGAGAAGAATGGAACATCTGCTTCACCAGCAACTGCTTTAGCAAGTAAAGTTTTACCAGTACCAGGTGAACCAACAAGAAGAACCCCTTTAGGAATTCTAGCACCCATTTCAGCATATTTTCTAGGATTTTTTAAGAAGTCGATTAATTCAACCATCTCAGCTTTTTCTTCATCAGCACCAGCGACATCATCAAATTTAACTGTTTTACTTCTTGATAATTTAGCTCTATTCTTAGTGAAGTCTTGAGCTCTATTGTTTTGTGAAGTCATACTTCTGAATAATATAAACACCATAACCACTGGAATTGCAATCATTAAGATTGTTGAGATAATTGACCAAATATCGATTGATACATGTTCATTTACTTGTAATTCAATTGGTGTTGTAGGGTTTGCAATATTATAGTTGTGTACTGCTTCGTAAATTAATTCTAAGCGGTCACCATGAATATTAAATGTGAATCCTTTATAACCCTCTGGTGTATTTGAAACAGTAAATTGACCACTTACTTTGTAAATATTTTGATTGTCTCCACCAAGGAATTCAATTTCAATATATGAAATCTTATCTTCTTCGATAGCTACAAGTAATTCACTTTCTGTTAATGGATAAGGTCCTTTTTGCATATTGCTTAAAAGGAAGAAGAAACCAACAGCAGCAAGTAAGATTATGAAAATAACTAATAAATCTGAACGAAAAGGTGATCTTTTTGGATTTTTTTGTACATTCATATTTTGTTTCTATCCTTTCTATTTTTGATATACGCTAGGTTTTAACACTCCAACGTAGGGTAAATTTCTATATAATTCTTCGTAGTCTAAACCAAATCCAACGACGAATTTTTTAGGTATTGTTTTTCCAATATAATCTGGAACAAACTCAACTTTTCTACCTGCCGGTTTATCAAGTAGTGTTGCTACCTTAACTGATTTAGCGCCTCTATGAAGAAGTAGTTTTGTGATTGTTGATAATGTTGCACCAGTGTCAACGATATCTTCAACAATAACAACATCTCTACCGTTTACAGATGTTTCTAAATCATATTTAATTTTTACGTCTCCAGATGATGAAATACCACCATGATAAGATGATACTGCCATAAATTCCATTTGAGCCGGGATATCAATATATTTGACTAGTGAAGCCATAAATGGAATACATCCTTTTAATAATCCAACTAAAATTGGTGTTTTACCAGCGTAATCTTTAGAAATATGAGCACCCATTGATTTGCTAATTTCTAAGATTTCTTGTTCTGATACTAAGATTTCTTCTATATCTTGATGCATGATTTTTACTCCTTTATAGATAGATAAATTTGGTTTGAATCTCCCAATGTTTTGTTTATGTATAATCCAGGAATCCATAATATGGTTTCACTTTGATCAACCACAATAATCAGATTGTCACGTAAGTACTTTGGAACTTTCTTATCAATAAGGAAGTTCTTTAATTTCTTATGACCAAACGGAAATGCTAGTACATCCCCAGGTAATCTAGTTCGAATCTTAATTGGAAAATCTAATTTATTATAACATAATTCTATTGAATTATTAGGTGCTTCGGTTTTTTTGTGGGAAATATACAAATTAACGTTTAAAGTGTTATTTTGAAGTTCCGATAATTCCTTTAAGATTACCTCGTTATATTGTTTAATTAGGATATGTGTCTTATTTACTTTTATCTCAATATTCGGCTTTTTAGAAGATAATTGATTAATGATTTTATAGATTTTTTCAAATGAACGAAGCGCATTTGCTTGTTCTAAAAGATAACTAATGATATCAGTTTTGACAGCCTCATGTAGATTGTTAAATTGATCTAGATTGAATGATTTTGAACCATTTAAAAATTTTTTGGTTTCTGAGCGAATGAAATCACTTGCTAAATAGGTTTGTTTGCTAAAGTTTGCAAAATGAGATGCAAGGTCATTTTCTTCTTTCAAAATAGGCAAGACATTATTTCTAAGTCTGTTTCTAAAGTAATCATCAGATTTATTGGAAATATCCTCGTTAAATAAAATATTATTCTCATAGGCAAAAGTATAAATCTCATCTTTTGTATATGAAATTAAAGGCTTATGATAGATATATCCGTTGTAGTTGGTCTTTTCTCTAATACCAGAATAGCCTAATAGGTTAGAACCACGAATGATTTTCATTAAAACAGTTTCAATTAAATCATCTGAATGATGTGCAGTAATGATATCTTTTGTTTGGTATAAATCAGCTATTTCAGTTAAGTGTTTATATCTAAGTTCTCTTGCTTTTTCTTGAAAATTGCCATTTTTGATTGATAGTTTGATATAATGATAGGGAATTTTATATTTAGATGTCACACTTTCAACTAGTTCATGATCTAAAAATGATTCTGCTCGTTTTTGGTGATTGAAGTGAACTACAACAATATCGTAATGCGCTAAAATAAGTGCATGTAAAAGCACCATTGAGTCTACTCCGCCGCTTACTGCAACGATATATTTATTTTTCTTATTTAAATTAAAATGTAAGTTCATATGTCACCCAAAATATAAATATATTTATATTATATCACGTAAAGGATGCCAAAAAATGTTAATATTAGCCTCAACTTCACCAAGAAGAATTGAATTAGTACAATCAGCTGGTTTAGACTTCATCACAGCATCTCCAAAGTTTAATGAAAAAGAGATTAGTACAAAAGATATTGCAGTAGAAGAATATGTTCAACTGCTTTCTAAAAATAAAGCACTATCGTTAGTAAATGATTATAAAAATGATGTTATTCTAGCTGCTGACACAATCGTTGTATACAATAATGAAATTTTAAATAAACCAATAGATGAAGAAGATGCTTTCCGTATGTTAAAAAAATTAAACGGAAAGAAACACTCTGTGTTAACAGGAGTATGCATTATAAAAGGTGATTTGATTGAATCATTTTATGAACGTTCTGAAGTAACCTTTAATAAGATGACTGATGAAGAAATTTATGCATACATTGAAACAAAAGAACCAATGGATAAGGCAGGAGCTTACGCTATTCAAGGCATAGGGTCTAAATTTGTTAAAAGTTATGATGGAGATTTTCATACCATCATGGGATTGCCTTTAAAAGAAGTACTAAAAAAATTAAAAGACTTATTATGAAAAACGCCTATCAAACGATAGGCATTTTTTATTTCTTTTTATTAAGGATTTCTTTTAGTTCGTCTTCATTAAAAATATATTTTTTATTACAGTACTGACAAACAATTTCAGCTTGTTTATCTTCTTCGATAATTTGTTGTAAAGTGGCCTTATCAAGCCTTCCAAGAGCGCTTCTAAATTTAGGTTTTCTGCATCCACAGTGATATTTAATTTCTCTAGTTTCTAGAATTCTAGCAGTTGAATTTGATAAGGTATCTATTAATGCTTCTGGCGATGGATTATGCATTAAAAAATCTGTTACTGAAGGAACTTTTTTTAATGATTCTTCCAATTTATCTAAAGTTTCATTTTTACAATTAGGTAATACTTGAATAATGAAACCACCCGCAACTAAAATCTTCTGAGTTTTATCTACTAAAACACCAAGACCTACAGCAGAAGGTGTTTGTTCACTTGTTGCATAGTAGTATGTAAAATCATCAGCGATTTCTCCTGTTTGAAGTGGAGCTGATGAAGTGAAGAAGTTACCGTTCCAGTCTTTTGTTACATGTAAATAACCTAAACCTACTGCAGCACCAACATTAAGCTTGCCTTTTTTTGGACCATCTTCATATACCATGTAAACATATGGATTTTTAATTGTAGATTTAACCACGCCATCATGCGCATCAACAGTCATTTGACCAATTGGTCCATCACCTTCAATTTTTAACGCTAAGCGTTCTCCATCTTTATACATTAAAGACATCATTGCAGAAGCAGTTAAAAATCTCCCCATTGCAGCTGATGCTGTTGGATGTGTATTGTGGAATTTACGTGATTTTTCCACAAGTTTAGTACTGTTTGATGCATAAATACGCACTTGATCATCGTATGCAAGCGCAATTACTGTATAGTCTTTCATAAAACACCTCTTAAATCATTATATATGATAAAATATCAAAGGTGAATAAAATGAGTTTTAAATTAGGAAAATATGAAATAAAAAACAAATTAATCTTAGCGCCAATGGCAGGTGTTTCAAACTCACCATTTAGATTACTCGCTAGAGAGTATGGTGCAGGCGTTGTTTTTGCTGAGATGGTATCTGATAAGGCTGTCTTTTTTCAAAATGAAAAGACATTAGATTTGCTTTTCATGACACCAGAAGAAAAACCTGCAGCTCAACAAATCTTTGGTAGCGATGTAAAAACAATGGTTGAAGCAGCTAAATTTATTGATGAACATTCAAACTGTGATTTTATTGATATAAACATGGGATGTCCAGTTCCAAAAGTAGCCATTTCTGCACAAGCAGGATCAGCAATTATGAAGGACCCTAACAAAGCATATGAAATTGTTAAAGCAGTCAAAGAAGCAATTTCTAAACCAGTTACTGTAAAAATTAGAACAGGTTGGGATGAAAATTCAATAAATGCTGTAGAAGTTGCTAAAATGGTTGAAAAAGCTGGAGCATCAGCAATTACTGTTCATGGTAGAACACGTGCCCAAGGATATTCAGGTGAACCAAACTTAGATATCATTAAAGCGGTTAAAGAAGCAGTTTCTATTCCTGTTTTTGGTAATGGAAATATCGTTGATGGACCATCTGCTAAGTACATGTTAGAGTACACAGGTTGTGATGCGGTGATGATTGGACGTGGTGCATTAGGTAACCCATGGATTTTTAGAGAAATCAATGCTTACTTAAATAATGAACCAATTCCACCAAGAAGATATCATGAAGTAAAAGAATTAATGATTAGACACTTTGATGACTTATCAGCAATGAAAGGTGAACATGTAGCATCGTTAGAAATGCGTTCACATGGACCATGGTATTTAAAAGGATTACCAAGTGTTACTGAAGTTAGAGCTAAACTTGCAAAATGTACATCTCGAGCCGAGTTTGTAGAACATGTTAATCAGTACTTCAGTCAATTTAAAGAAGACGAAATAATTAAAGGCGAAAATTAATTTACTAGATTGCTTGCATATTAAAAAGTTCTTTGATATACTTTCTAGGAATGTAAGTCCTAAAGAAGACACACCCTGCCTCATTATGGATTTTAACAGTCTCATAATAGGACACTTCAAGTGTCTTTTTTTTTTGGAAAATTATATTCAAGGAGGAGAAAGAATGCAAAAAGAAAACGTGATTGGGTATTTACCTGATGAGAGACCTAGTTTTGGTAAAGCTTTAGTATTTGCTTTACAACAATTCTTGGTTATGTTACCTGCAACGGTGCTTGCAGCGATTATTATGAATGGTTTTGGATTAGAATTATATTCTATTTCAGCAGCTATTCTTGCTAGTGGAGTGGCAACAATTGGTTTCCTATTAATTACCAAATTTCAAATTCCACTCTATTATGGTTCATCATTTTCATATATTGGTGCTGTTTCAATTGTTGTAAGTTATGCGGTTGATCAAAACAGTTCCAGTGCTTCAGTATTGGGGTCTGTACTTATCGCTTCCGTAATCTCAGGATTAATGTCGATTGGTGCAGGCCTTTTAATTAGGTTTTTTGGCAAAGATAAAATAGATTTAGTCCTTCCAGGTCATATTACAGGAATGATTGCGATGATTATTGGTTTAAGTTTATCAGGAAATGTGATGTCCAACATCTTAAATGTTAGTTCAAATGGAGTCGATTGGATTAGCGTTTTTGTATCACTAGTAACATTCCTAACAATTGCCATATTGACAGTAAAACTTAAAAAAGGATTTATCTCTCAAATCCCAATCCTTTTAGGATTAGCAGTCGGTATCGTGGTAAGTTATTTACTGTGGGTTCCTAATCAAGGAAACGGATTCTCATTTAGTAACTACCAATCCTATTTTCAAGGGATTATTTCTCATCAACAAGTAAGAATTGTTGATGTCATGCCATGGGTAACGATTAAAGCTGCTTTTGAATCACCTAACTTAATTGGAATTGCAATCATTGCAATCTTCCCGATTGCCTTTGCAACGATACCTGAATCAGCAGCACACGTAAATCAAATTGATTTATATGTAGATTCCTTAGCAAATCAAAAAGGTAAAGAAGGATACGGTATTAAAAATAAATTAGATATGAACTTAATTGGTGATGGTGTTGGCGATATTATTGCAGTTATGTTAGGCGGACCTGCAGGAACAAACTACGGGGAAAATGTTAGTGCCTCAGCAGTAACAAAAAACTTCTCATCATATGTATTTATGATTACTGGAGTGATTGCGATTATTGCAGGAATTTTATTAGAGGTTTTAAATATTGGTAATTTAAGTTTAATATTAACAAATCCAGTTGTTCAAGGTATCTCATTATACCTATTCGGTGCAATTGCAGTTCAAGGTATAGCTTTAATGATTGATAAGAAAGTAGATGTTTTTGATCCAAAGGTAATCGCCGTGATGGGTTTCATCGGTATTGTTGGATTGGGTGTATCAGAAATTCCTGTAAGTCACAACTTTGTGCTTCCTGGAATTGGAGTAGCTGCTATCGGAGGTATCATTTTAAATATCTTCTTAAACTTAATAACAAATAAAAAAGGTGTTGCTTCAGCATAGCAACACCTTTTTTATATACTGTTATAATTGGAATCCTTTAGAATATAAAATAAAGTAAACAACAAACGCAACTGAGAAGATATAGATTAATGGATGAACTTCTTTACCACGTTTTTGAGCAAGCATTGCTACAGCGTAAGAAATAAATCCAAATGCAATCCCGTCAGCAACTGAATAAGATAGAACCATACCAATAATTGTTAAGAAACTTGCTAAGGCAACAGCTTTATCTGACCAATCAATTTCAGCAATTTGGCCAGCCATTAAGACACCGACTAAAACTAAAGCCATTGAAGTAATCGGGAAGATATTAAAGATTGGCATTAATGGATAAAGTAAAATTGATAATAAGAATAAAATAGCTACAACAATATTAGAAAAACCTGTTCTAGCACCTGATTCAACACCTGTCGAAGACTCAACAAATGAAGTAATTTCTGGAGTTCCTAAAGATGAAGAAATTAAAGTACCAATAGCATCAGCAAATAATGCTTTTTCTAAGTTAGGGATAGAACCATCCTCATTTTGAATACCAGCAACTTTTGTTACACCAACTAATGTACCAGCAGTATCGAAGATATCAACGAATACTAAGGCAAATAAAATAACTGGTAAAGTTGTTAATTTAGCAGAAGAAGATAAACCACCTTGTGTATCTTGAAATAAAGTTCCAAATCCCTTCACAAAGCCAAAGAAAGATTCTTTAAAACCGGCTAAACCAGCATATCCGTTAGGATCAATATTCACTTCTTGAAGACCTTTAACACCAGCTAAACTTAAGATAACATAAAGTAATGCTGTTGCAGCAATTGAAATAATAAATGAGAATCTTGAAAGTTTATTTTTTAGGTTATGTAAAACAATAATTAAGATAATACCGAATAAAGCAACTAAAACTGAAGGATCAGTTAAATTACCCACTTTTACTAATGTTGCAGGATCAGCAACAATAATTTTTGCATTATTTAAACCAACAAATGCAATGAAGAAACCAATACCAGCGCCAATTGCAGCTCGTAATCCAGCAGGGATTGCTTCAATTAATTTTTGGCGTAATGGTGTGAATGTAATAGCAACGAAGATTACACCACCGATAAATGAAATAGCTAATGCCTCTTGCCATGTATAACCAATTGTCATTACAATTGTGAAAGTGAAGAAGGCATTAACTCCCATTCCAGGTGCTAAGGCAACTGGATAGTTTGCAACAAAAGCCATAACTAAAGTTGCGATTGCAGCACCAATAGCAGTTGCTAAGAATGCTCCTCCTAATGGAATACCAGATGCACTGATCATGCTTGGGTTTACAGCTAAGATATAAGACATTGCTAAGAATGTCACAAGTCCACCGATAATTTCAGACTTGAAATTCGTTTTGCGTTCTTCAAATTTAAAGAACTTTTTAATTGAGTTCATAGTACTCTCCTTTTTCTTTATTGGTTTGAAAAGAATGTCAGAAAAATAAAAAAACCTTTTTGACTTGCTGAAGGTACAAAAGGTTTCTATCTACATGACAACTTAAAAAGAAAAAGTTGTTCATCGTAGTCACTTCTTTTACGGTGAAGTGGTAGAAACTCTGGCTACCATATTTAGCCAATTATACGACAAAACTTATCAAACACGGTTAGAGTATATCATGCAAAAACGGTCCTTGCAAGGAAAGTAATATAGAAAAAAAGAAGGCGATGTATGAAAACGCCTTCTTCATTATTCGTTGATATATTTTTTATATTGTGCTGCTTGGACCGGAGTTAAAACAACGCGTACTTTAATGCCGTCTTCAACATATTCACTATCTAGAACTCTAGTATGTTCTTTAAGTTGTTGGAAGATGTTTCCTTTATTAAACGGAATCACAAATGTATAAATTCTACTTTCTGGATAAAGATTGGAATCTATTGCTTGAAATAGTTCATCCATACCCTCACCAGTTTTATTGGATATATAGATATATTCTTCATTTAATACCGGTGCACTTATTCTTAAGTCACGTTTAGTAACAACAAGTAATCGTGGAATTTGGTCAACGCCTAAACTCTTTAATATTTGTTTAGTTAATTGAATTTGTAGTTCAGAAGGATTCTTACCATCAATAATATGAAGAATTAAATCTGCCGAAGTAATATCTGATAATGTTGATTCAAATGAAGATACGAGTTCATGAGGTAATTTGTTAATGAAACCAACAGTATCAATTAAGATGAATGCTGGATGATTATCTTTTTTAATACGTTTTGCTTTTGTATCTAAGGTTGCAAATAACATATCTTTTTCAAATACTTTTGTTTTATTTTCACCAAACTGTTCTGTGAAATAATTCATTAGTGAAGACTTACCTGCATTGGTATATCCGACTAATGCGACAACTGGCACTTGATTTTGAATTCGTTTTTGAACGTTAATTTGACGTTCTTTTTTTATTTGTGATATTTCATATTTTAATTGTGAAATTTCAGCACTTAAACGACGTCTATCAAGTTCTAATTTGGTTTCACCAGGCCCTTTAGCGTTAAAAGAACCACCACCTTGACGTGACAATGAATTACTCATTCCAACGAGTCTTGGTAGCATATATAGTTTTTGTGCGAGTGCAACTTCCATCATTGCCT of the Acholeplasma hippikon genome contains:
- a CDS encoding Maf family protein encodes the protein MLILASTSPRRIELVQSAGLDFITASPKFNEKEISTKDIAVEEYVQLLSKNKALSLVNDYKNDVILAADTIVVYNNEILNKPIDEEDAFRMLKKLNGKKHSVLTGVCIIKGDLIESFYERSEVTFNKMTDEEIYAYIETKEPMDKAGAYAIQGIGSKFVKSYDGDFHTIMGLPLKEVLKKLKDLL
- a CDS encoding RNA-binding S4 domain-containing protein codes for the protein MRIDKYLKVSRIIKRRTVAKNVADADRIYINGSLAKPGKTVKIGDIVELHLGLKVISIKITSLTPSKDADMYELISEEKRSV
- a CDS encoding uracil-xanthine permease family protein, translated to MQKENVIGYLPDERPSFGKALVFALQQFLVMLPATVLAAIIMNGFGLELYSISAAILASGVATIGFLLITKFQIPLYYGSSFSYIGAVSIVVSYAVDQNSSSASVLGSVLIASVISGLMSIGAGLLIRFFGKDKIDLVLPGHITGMIAMIIGLSLSGNVMSNILNVSSNGVDWISVFVSLVTFLTIAILTVKLKKGFISQIPILLGLAVGIVVSYLLWVPNQGNGFSFSNYQSYFQGIISHQQVRIVDVMPWVTIKAAFESPNLIGIAIIAIFPIAFATIPESAAHVNQIDLYVDSLANQKGKEGYGIKNKLDMNLIGDGVGDIIAVMLGGPAGTNYGENVSASAVTKNFSSYVFMITGVIAIIAGILLEVLNIGNLSLILTNPVVQGISLYLFGAIAVQGIALMIDKKVDVFDPKVIAVMGFIGIVGLGVSEIPVSHNFVLPGIGVAAIGGIILNIFLNLITNKKGVASA
- the hslO gene encoding Hsp33 family molecular chaperone HslO, with protein sequence MKDYTVIALAYDDQVRIYASNSTKLVEKSRKFHNTHPTASAAMGRFLTASAMMSLMYKDGERLALKIEGDGPIGQMTVDAHDGVVKSTIKNPYVYMVYEDGPKKGKLNVGAAVGLGYLHVTKDWNGNFFTSSAPLQTGEIADDFTYYYATSEQTPSAVGLGVLVDKTQKILVAGGFIIQVLPNCKNETLDKLEESLKKVPSVTDFLMHNPSPEALIDTLSNSTARILETREIKYHCGCRKPKFRSALGRLDKATLQQIIEEDKQAEIVCQYCNKKYIFNEDELKEILNKKK
- the dusB gene encoding tRNA dihydrouridine synthase DusB; translated protein: MSFKLGKYEIKNKLILAPMAGVSNSPFRLLAREYGAGVVFAEMVSDKAVFFQNEKTLDLLFMTPEEKPAAQQIFGSDVKTMVEAAKFIDEHSNCDFIDINMGCPVPKVAISAQAGSAIMKDPNKAYEIVKAVKEAISKPVTVKIRTGWDENSINAVEVAKMVEKAGASAITVHGRTRAQGYSGEPNLDIIKAVKEAVSIPVFGNGNIVDGPSAKYMLEYTGCDAVMIGRGALGNPWIFREINAYLNNEPIPPRRYHEVKELMIRHFDDLSAMKGEHVASLEMRSHGPWYLKGLPSVTEVRAKLAKCTSRAEFVEHVNQYFSQFKEDEIIKGEN
- the ftsH gene encoding ATP-dependent zinc metalloprotease FtsH, with product MNVQKNPKRSPFRSDLLVIFIILLAAVGFFFLLSNMQKGPYPLTESELLVAIEEDKISYIEIEFLGGDNQNIYKVSGQFTVSNTPEGYKGFTFNIHGDRLELIYEAVHNYNIANPTTPIELQVNEHVSIDIWSIISTILMIAIPVVMVFILFRSMTSQNNRAQDFTKNRAKLSRSKTVKFDDVAGADEEKAEMVELIDFLKNPRKYAEMGARIPKGVLLVGSPGTGKTLLAKAVAGEADVPFFSISGSDFVELYVGVGASRVRDLFRAAKENAPCIIFIDEIDAVGRQRGAGLGGGNDEREQTLNQLLVEMDGFSANLGIIIMAATNRPDVLDPALLRPGRFDRQITMQVPDQKSREAILKVHARTKKLDPSIKLSDVAIRIPGFTGADIENLLNEAALLAARENRTVITMQDIDEAADRVTMGPAKKSRKYTPKEKEMIAYHEAGHAVIGVKVRHATIVQKVTIIPRGQAGGYALHMPAEEKFTQSKTELLAAITSALGGRVAEEIMFDDVSTGAYGDFQQATRIARAMVTEYGMSALGPIQYESQQGSVFLGRDYLKDKNFSDAVALEIDKEVRRIITDCYEEAKRVILENKDLLDNIAKYLIRVETLTRNDIDEIVATGKLAWWDNQNPESTEVAN
- the hpt gene encoding hypoxanthine phosphoribosyltransferase; the encoded protein is MHQDIEEILVSEQEILEISKSMGAHISKDYAGKTPILVGLLKGCIPFMASLVKYIDIPAQMEFMAVSSYHGGISSSGDVKIKYDLETSVNGRDVVIVEDIVDTGATLSTITKLLLHRGAKSVKVATLLDKPAGRKVEFVPDYIGKTIPKKFVVGFGLDYEELYRNLPYVGVLKPSVYQK
- the tilS gene encoding tRNA lysidine(34) synthetase TilS, whose amino-acid sequence is MNLHFNLNKKNKYIVAVSGGVDSMVLLHALILAHYDIVVVHFNHQKRAESFLDHELVESVTSKYKIPYHYIKLSIKNGNFQEKARELRYKHLTEIADLYQTKDIITAHHSDDLIETVLMKIIRGSNLLGYSGIREKTNYNGYIYHKPLISYTKDEIYTFAYENNILFNEDISNKSDDYFRNRLRNNVLPILKEENDLASHFANFSKQTYLASDFIRSETKKFLNGSKSFNLDQFNNLHEAVKTDIISYLLEQANALRSFEKIYKIINQLSSKKPNIEIKVNKTHILIKQYNEVILKELSELQNNTLNVNLYISHKKTEAPNNSIELCYNKLDFPIKIRTRLPGDVLAFPFGHKKLKNFLIDKKVPKYLRDNLIIVVDQSETILWIPGLYINKTLGDSNQIYLSIKE
- the lysS gene encoding lysine--tRNA ligase, which encodes MFPEDLNEQQRIRREKMEELRSLGVDPFGSRFVRSHTAIQIHNEFGGFDHDQLEEKKQEVTVAGRIILKREQGKAGFIQIQDRDSKIQVYVRLDHVGEFAYNIFKKSDLGDIVGIKGILFRTKTNELTVKADEFIHLTKALTPLPDKFHGLQDKEEARRRRYVDLIVNEDARRVAKLRSKIIRAIQHYFDSKDFMEVETPVLHPILGGAAARPFVTHHNALDMDFYLRIATELPLKRLIVGGLERVYEIGRLFRNEGIDAKHNPEFTTVEAYMAYGDVTDMMDLVEECMSSVAMEVLGTYDVVFDDVTIHLKDFKRAHMVDLIKEQTGVNFFEINDLNEAVALAKKHNVPLEKHFTLGHIIEAFFAEFVEDTLIQPTIVYGHPVEISPLAKKNAQDPRFTDRFELFIKGSEYANAFSELNDPIDQRQRFEAQLEQKSKGDEEASEMDVDFVESLEYGMPPTGGIGIGIDRFVMLLTNTPNIRDVILFPHARNKTK